In Exiguobacterium sibiricum 7-3, a genomic segment contains:
- the purH gene encoding bifunctional phosphoribosylaminoimidazolecarboxamide formyltransferase/IMP cyclohydrolase, whose protein sequence is MRALISVSDKTGIVELGQAMHEAGIELISTGGTHQALEAAGLPVIGISEVTQFPEMLDGRVKTLHPMVHGGLLGRRDLESHREQMAEQQIKPIDFVVVNLYPFKETVMNEDVSYADAIENIDIGGPSMIRSAAKNHAAVTVVVDPADYQAVIQEIHLGGTTFETRQKLAAKAFRHTAAYDALIADYFLTQTGEKFPDQLTITLEKVQDLRYGENPHQEAAFYKTPIYRGASLASAKQLHGKELSYNNIQDANAALEILDEFREAAAVVVKHMNPCGVAVGPTIDEAFRRAHAADPISIFGGIVALNREVDLATAEQLSGIFLEIIIAPSFTEDAFALLSAKKNLRLLELDVKRVQAIRYTAVAGGMLVQDSDDETLDDASARVVTDRKPTAAEWEDLKLAWRAVKHVKSNAIVIAKDEVTVGVGAGQMNRVGSANIAITQAGEKAIGAAMGSDAFFPMGDTVEAAAAAGITAIIQPGGSIRDQESIDACNKHGITMIFTNVRHFKH, encoded by the coding sequence ATGAGAGCGTTAATCAGCGTATCAGACAAAACAGGTATCGTCGAACTAGGACAGGCGATGCATGAAGCCGGGATCGAATTGATTTCGACAGGCGGGACACATCAAGCCCTTGAAGCAGCAGGACTTCCGGTCATTGGCATCAGTGAAGTCACACAATTCCCGGAAATGCTCGACGGTCGGGTCAAGACCCTCCATCCGATGGTCCATGGTGGACTGCTCGGACGGCGGGACCTTGAAAGTCATCGGGAACAGATGGCGGAACAACAGATCAAACCGATTGATTTTGTGGTCGTCAATCTCTATCCGTTCAAAGAAACAGTCATGAATGAGGACGTCTCGTATGCCGATGCGATCGAGAACATCGATATCGGCGGACCAAGTATGATCCGTTCGGCTGCCAAAAATCATGCCGCCGTGACGGTCGTCGTCGATCCGGCGGATTATCAAGCCGTCATCCAGGAAATTCATCTCGGTGGAACGACATTTGAAACCCGTCAAAAGCTGGCAGCAAAAGCCTTCCGCCATACAGCGGCGTACGATGCGTTGATTGCCGACTACTTCCTGACGCAGACGGGAGAAAAGTTCCCGGACCAACTGACGATTACGCTCGAAAAAGTGCAGGACTTACGGTACGGAGAAAACCCGCACCAGGAAGCGGCCTTTTACAAAACTCCGATTTATCGCGGGGCATCGCTCGCTTCAGCGAAGCAGCTCCACGGCAAAGAATTGTCTTACAACAACATCCAGGATGCTAATGCGGCACTTGAGATTCTCGATGAGTTCCGTGAAGCGGCAGCGGTCGTTGTTAAACACATGAACCCGTGTGGTGTCGCTGTTGGTCCGACGATTGATGAAGCGTTCCGTCGTGCCCATGCCGCGGATCCAATCTCGATTTTCGGTGGAATCGTCGCCTTGAACCGCGAAGTCGATCTCGCGACAGCGGAACAACTGAGCGGTATCTTCCTTGAAATTATCATTGCTCCGTCCTTTACGGAAGACGCCTTTGCGTTACTTTCGGCGAAGAAAAATCTCCGGTTACTCGAACTGGATGTCAAACGCGTCCAAGCAATCCGCTATACGGCAGTTGCCGGCGGGATGCTCGTCCAAGACAGTGATGACGAAACACTTGATGATGCATCAGCACGTGTCGTGACCGACCGGAAACCGACAGCCGCTGAATGGGAAGACTTGAAACTTGCTTGGCGTGCGGTCAAACATGTGAAATCCAATGCGATCGTCATTGCAAAAGACGAAGTGACGGTCGGTGTTGGTGCCGGACAGATGAATCGTGTCGGTTCAGCGAATATCGCGATTACCCAAGCCGGTGAGAAAGCGATCGGGGCTGCAATGGGCTCGGATGCGTTCTTCCCGATGGGCGATACGGTCGAAGCAGCAGCAGCGGCCGGGATTACAGCTATCATTCAACCGGGCGGATCAATCCGTGATCAGGAATCAATCGATGCCTGCAATAAACACGGCATCACGATGATCTTTACGAACGTGCGTCATTTCAAACACTAA
- the purN gene encoding phosphoribosylglycinamide formyltransferase gives MKIACFASGSGSNVEALFEAVETGRLQATIELVVCDQKQAKVIERAQARGCDIFVFTAKDYPDKPSFEREIVAELERRGVERIILAGYMRLIGDVLLSHYAGRIVNIHPSLLPAFPGKDAIGQAFRGGVKITGVTIHIVDEGMDTGPIIAQEAVRITEDMTRETLQQAIQQVEHRLYPQVIEEWMKEEANV, from the coding sequence ATGAAGATTGCCTGCTTTGCCTCGGGAAGTGGCAGTAATGTCGAAGCGTTATTCGAAGCAGTTGAAACAGGACGTCTGCAGGCTACGATTGAACTCGTCGTCTGTGATCAAAAACAAGCAAAAGTGATTGAACGGGCTCAGGCCCGCGGCTGTGATATCTTCGTCTTCACGGCAAAAGACTATCCGGATAAACCGTCGTTCGAACGGGAAATCGTTGCGGAACTGGAGCGGCGGGGCGTGGAACGGATTATCTTAGCCGGATACATGCGTTTGATCGGAGACGTCCTGCTGTCGCATTATGCCGGACGGATCGTCAATATCCACCCGTCGCTGCTCCCGGCGTTTCCGGGAAAAGATGCGATCGGGCAAGCATTTCGTGGCGGAGTCAAAATCACAGGTGTTACAATTCATATAGTCGATGAAGGCATGGATACAGGACCGATCATCGCACAAGAAGCGGTTCGGATCACAGAGGATATGACGCGGGAAACGCTCCAACAGGCGATTCAGCAGGTGGAGCACAGATTGTACCCGCAAGTCATCGAAGAGTGGATGAAAGAGGAGGCAAACGTATGA
- the purM gene encoding phosphoribosylformylglycinamidine cyclo-ligase yields the protein MSKQYEAAGVSLTAGYESVSRMKKHVARSMRKEVMTGLGSFGAMFDLSQLNLKEPVLVSGTDGVGTKLKLAFALDQHDTIGIDCVAMCVNDIIVQGAEPLYFLDYIALGKAIPAKIERIVAGVAEGCVQSGCTLIGGETAEMPGMYADGEYDIAGFAVGAVEKQKLITGEHVQPGDVILGLASSGVHSNGFSLVRKIVAESGLRYEDELMMFGSTIGNTLLMPTRIYVEAVKAALETEKIQAMVHITGGGFYENVPRVLPEGCGATFDPKKWPTLPVFDWLEQAGNVPRHDMYNVFNMGIGYMMIVKPEDVAAVTARLARENETVYTIGTVTGEPGVRILGVDQ from the coding sequence ATGAGTAAACAATACGAAGCAGCAGGTGTCAGCCTGACGGCAGGATACGAATCCGTTTCTCGAATGAAAAAACACGTGGCCCGCTCGATGCGCAAAGAAGTCATGACGGGACTCGGCAGTTTCGGTGCAATGTTCGACCTCAGTCAATTGAATCTGAAAGAACCGGTCCTCGTCAGCGGAACGGACGGCGTTGGCACAAAGCTGAAGCTCGCTTTCGCCCTCGATCAGCACGATACGATTGGGATTGATTGTGTCGCGATGTGTGTCAATGACATCATCGTCCAAGGCGCGGAACCCCTTTATTTCCTCGATTACATCGCCCTCGGGAAAGCGATTCCTGCTAAAATTGAGCGGATTGTCGCCGGTGTTGCTGAAGGCTGTGTCCAGTCCGGCTGTACGCTGATCGGCGGGGAAACGGCAGAGATGCCGGGGATGTATGCAGACGGTGAATACGATATCGCTGGATTCGCAGTCGGTGCCGTCGAAAAGCAAAAATTGATCACAGGAGAACACGTTCAACCGGGAGATGTCATTCTCGGTCTCGCTTCATCCGGTGTCCATTCGAACGGCTTTTCACTTGTCCGGAAGATCGTCGCCGAAAGCGGTCTTCGTTACGAAGATGAGCTGATGATGTTCGGCAGTACGATCGGCAATACATTGTTGATGCCGACCCGGATTTACGTCGAAGCGGTCAAAGCGGCCCTTGAGACAGAAAAAATTCAAGCGATGGTCCATATTACGGGCGGCGGTTTTTACGAAAACGTTCCGCGTGTTCTTCCTGAAGGATGCGGTGCGACGTTTGATCCGAAAAAATGGCCGACGTTACCGGTCTTCGATTGGCTCGAACAAGCCGGAAACGTTCCGCGTCACGATATGTACAATGTCTTTAATATGGGGATTGGTTACATGATGATCGTTAAACCGGAAGATGTCGCAGCAGTCACGGCACGCCTTGCCCGTGAAAATGAGACCGTCTATACGATCGGGACAGTGACAGGTGAGCCGGGTGTCCGGATTCTTGGAGTCGACCAATGA
- the purF gene encoding amidophosphoribosyltransferase, which translates to MLYDIKGLNEECGVFGIFGQPEAAQLAYYGLHSLQHRGQEGAGIVASDGKLLLPHRGQGLVTEVFSQETLDSLSGHHAIGHVRYSTAGGNTLENTQPLHFKSRTGDLALAHNGNLVNADSLKHLLEAEGAIFQTTSDTEVVAHLVKRSKLPTLEDRIADSLARLVGAFAFLFLTEDTLYVAVDPHGLRPLSLGKTPDGGIVFSSETCAFDIVGAEFIRDIEPGELVTITTSGMSSRQYMEPHERAMCSMEYIYFSRPDSMIDGVNVHTARKALGKKMFEEAPVEADVVTGVPDSSISAAIGYAEASGIPYEMGLIKNRYVGRTFIQPSQELRERGVKMKLSALRGVVNGKRVIMVDDSIVRGTTSRRIVGLLREAGATEVHVRITAPPITNPCYYGIDTSSKDELISARLTPDEICREIGADSLEFLTVNGMVNAIDRPFDGPLKGQCTACFTGEYPTPIGALELEAKL; encoded by the coding sequence GTGTTATATGACATCAAAGGATTAAATGAAGAGTGTGGGGTGTTCGGGATTTTCGGACAACCGGAAGCGGCGCAACTTGCGTATTACGGTCTCCACAGCCTGCAACACCGGGGACAGGAAGGAGCGGGAATCGTCGCAAGCGACGGTAAACTGCTTCTGCCGCACCGCGGACAAGGACTTGTCACGGAAGTGTTTTCACAGGAAACACTTGATTCCTTATCGGGGCACCACGCCATCGGACATGTCCGCTATTCGACGGCCGGGGGAAATACGCTCGAGAATACACAACCGCTCCATTTTAAATCACGGACGGGCGACTTGGCGCTTGCGCACAACGGAAACCTAGTCAATGCCGATTCGTTGAAACACTTGCTCGAAGCAGAAGGCGCGATTTTCCAAACGACGAGTGATACGGAAGTCGTCGCCCACCTCGTCAAACGGAGTAAGTTACCGACGCTTGAAGACCGGATTGCCGATAGTCTGGCACGACTCGTCGGCGCATTCGCCTTCTTATTCTTAACGGAAGATACGTTGTACGTTGCTGTCGATCCACACGGTCTGCGTCCGTTGTCGCTCGGGAAAACACCGGACGGCGGGATCGTCTTTTCATCCGAGACGTGTGCGTTTGATATCGTCGGTGCGGAGTTCATTCGGGATATCGAGCCTGGGGAGCTCGTGACCATCACGACATCCGGCATGTCATCACGTCAGTATATGGAACCACATGAGCGGGCGATGTGTTCGATGGAATACATCTACTTTTCCCGTCCCGATTCGATGATTGATGGGGTCAACGTGCATACGGCACGAAAAGCACTTGGTAAAAAGATGTTCGAAGAAGCACCGGTCGAGGCAGACGTCGTCACAGGTGTGCCCGATTCCAGTATCTCCGCAGCGATCGGTTACGCGGAAGCGAGCGGCATTCCGTATGAAATGGGATTGATCAAAAACCGTTATGTTGGTCGGACATTCATTCAGCCGTCGCAAGAACTGCGCGAACGCGGCGTCAAGATGAAGTTATCGGCGTTACGGGGTGTCGTCAACGGCAAACGGGTCATCATGGTCGATGATTCAATCGTTCGCGGGACGACAAGCCGCCGCATCGTCGGCTTGTTACGGGAAGCCGGGGCAACGGAAGTCCACGTCCGGATTACGGCACCGCCGATCACGAATCCGTGTTATTACGGCATCGATACGTCGTCAAAAGATGAATTGATTTCCGCCCGCTTGACACCAGACGAGATTTGCCGGGAAATCGGAGCCGATTCACTTGAGTTTCTGACGGTCAACGGAATGGTCAATGCAATTGATCGACCGTTTGATGGTCCGTTAAAAGGTCAGTGTACGGCTTGTTTCACAGGCGAATATCCAACACCAATCGGTGCATTAGAACTAGAAGCCAAACTTTGA